The genome window TCCCCCTCGCGGCGGGGCCTGAACGAGGTATCGAGGAGCCCCCGGGAGAGGAGATCCCTCCGCACCTCCTCGGCGCGGCCCTTCTCGACCCGGACGCACCACTGCTCGGCCATCTTTATACCCATGTCCTTTGTTTCTCAGGGGGATTAAGGGCTGGGTGGGGGACGAAAGGTTATCCCAGCTCCGCCCCCAATGCAGATACATGGACGAGTACCTTGAGCGCATTCGGGCGGGGTCGCTCAAGCTCTACGCGCTCGAGCAGGAGCTCCCCGCTGCCGACGCGATCGCGGTCCGGCGGCGGTACATCGAGGAGGTGACCGGGGTCTCGCTCGCGAAGGTGGGATCGTTCTCGATCTCGGTCGAGCGGGTGGCACGCAAGAACTGCGAGAACATGGTCGGGACGGTCCAGGTCCCCGTCGGCGTGGCCGGGCCCCTCCTCGTGCGGGGCGAGTACGCCTCGGGCGAGTTCTACCTCCCGCTCGCGACGACCGAGGGGGCACTCGTCGCCTCCGTGAACAGGGGGTGCGCCGCGATCACGCGGGCGGGCGGCGCCGAGACGCGGATCCTCCGGGACGGGATGACGAGGGCGCCGGTGTTTTCCGCGCGGAGCGTTGCGCACGCGCGGGAGGTCGCAGACTGGGTCGCCGCCCACGAGGACGAGATCGCCCGCGCGGCAGAGGCGACCACCTCCCACGGGAAGTTCCTCGGCGCGACGTGCACCGTGGTCGGGACGTCGGTCTTCGTCCGGATGGAGTTCGACACGAAGGACGCGATGGGCATGAACATGGTCACCATCGCGAGCGAGAAGGCCGCGCACGTCATCTCCGAGGCGACCGGTGCCCGGCTCGTCGCCCTCTCCGGGAACCTCTGCGTCGACAAGAAACCCGCCGCGCTCAACGTCGTCCGCGGGAGGGGGCGCAGCGTGGTCGCGGGGGTCTTCCTCCCGGACGAACTCGTCTCCTCGGTCCTCAAGACGGACGTTCCCTCCCTCGTCGAGGTGAACACGCGCAAGAACCTCGTCGGTTCGGCGGCCGCGGGTTCGCTCGGGTTCAACGCGCACGCGGCAAACATCGTTGCCGCGCTCTTCATCGCGTGCGGGCAGGACCCTGCCCACGTCGTCGAGGGGAGCCTCGCGGTGACGACCGTCGAGCCGGCCGGGGATGGCGCGTACGTCGCGGTCACCCTGCCGGACCTCCCCGTCGGGACTGTGGGAGGGGGCACGGGGGTCGAGACGCAGGCCGAGTGCCTCTCGCTGCTGGGCGTTGCCGGGGGCGGCGACCCGCCGGGGACGAATGCGAAGAAGCTCGCCGAGATCGTGGCGGCAGGGGTGCTCGCAGGGGAACTCTCGCTCCTCTCCGCCCTCGCCGCGCAGCACCTCGCCCGCGCGCACAGGACCCTCGGGAGGTAGGGCTACCCGAACCACTTCATCATCACGATCGCGTCCTCGCCGTTCGCGTAGTACCCAGCGATGCGGAGGACAGGCCTGTACCCGAGGCTCCTGTAGAACGCCTGGGCGTTCCTGTTCGATGCCCTGACCTCGAGCTGGACGCCCGT of Methanolinea sp. contains these proteins:
- the hmgA gene encoding hydroxymethylglutaryl-CoA reductase (NADPH); protein product: MDEYLERIRAGSLKLYALEQELPAADAIAVRRRYIEEVTGVSLAKVGSFSISVERVARKNCENMVGTVQVPVGVAGPLLVRGEYASGEFYLPLATTEGALVASVNRGCAAITRAGGAETRILRDGMTRAPVFSARSVAHAREVADWVAAHEDEIARAAEATTSHGKFLGATCTVVGTSVFVRMEFDTKDAMGMNMVTIASEKAAHVISEATGARLVALSGNLCVDKKPAALNVVRGRGRSVVAGVFLPDELVSSVLKTDVPSLVEVNTRKNLVGSAAAGSLGFNAHAANIVAALFIACGQDPAHVVEGSLAVTTVEPAGDGAYVAVTLPDLPVGTVGGGTGVETQAECLSLLGVAGGGDPPGTNAKKLAEIVAAGVLAGELSLLSALAAQHLARAHRTLGR